The Oncorhynchus nerka isolate Pitt River linkage group LG5, Oner_Uvic_2.0, whole genome shotgun sequence nucleotide sequence GCCTGACGCTACATACTGACCCTCCAGGTATACCTCACACCTCCAGCGGTGATCTGGTAGCACTGTGAACTTATAATCGGCAGCTACCTTGTTGAACTGGGCAGTGTCATTAATGATGCAGATGGCATTGTCTGAGTTCTCTAGGATGACCAGCTCACTCAAGTGTTTCTTCCTACCACCCTGGTGACCGAAACGGCCACCCGATGGGTCAGAGGGATTGTTCCCTCGGGAGaactgctgtggttgttgttgctgCCGGGCTGCCTGGTTCATGCGCAGTTTCCTCACTGCCTCTTCAGCTGCTGTATGTTTAGATGTCTTCTTACTTCCCTTGGCCTGTGCCACCAGCTCGTCCTGCAGGTACACGCTACATTGCCATGCACTGCTGTTGGGAACCACATCAAACTTGTAGTCAATCTTCATGCGGTTGAAGGCGGCAGAGTTGTTAAGAATGCAGATGGCATCATGAGCGTTGTCAACAATGACAAAATCGGTCCAGTGCTTGCGTTTGTCAGGCTCGTATTGCCCCTTGGAGCTAGGCGTCGGCTTATCCTCTGGATTACGCAGTGCCGGTAGAAAAGCAGGGGTAGGGCAGTTGATCTGGCAGACCACAATATCATTGACCAAGGAGTGTTTGAATTTGCGCTGCACTACACGGACCTCCACCTGTTTAAAGAAAAGCTTAATAGCCTGCTCAGAAGCACGGTCCCTGGCCCCGTTTTTGCTTCCAGAGTATCCAGTAGCAAGGTAAACACACTGGCATCTCAGCTCACAGGCATAGCCATCAGTTGGTACTTTCCTGTTCTTGGGTAGGTCTGATGGAGGGATATCTTTGAGGTTGACATaaatgtactctgggttggtctTACAGGCCTGGATGCTACGGCTTAGCATGAAATTGTAGTTTGGAGATTCAGCTCCACACATGAATGCGGGGTCTCTTAAAGTGACAGCTATGGCAGATGCCACACTATTGATCAGCCTCTGCTTTTCATCCAGTACGGCTTGAGATATGGGGATGGGTTGTGAAGAAGACCCAGAAACTGAGGGGCTACTCCTCCCTGGGCTACTGTAGACTCTGCTGAATGGCCTGCTAGATGAGGGTCTGTCCTGATTCCCTCTGTCCTGATGCCCAAAGCCAAGTCCTTGGCGTCCTGAATCCCCCCAGCCCCCTGATCGACTGCCCCCTCCATATCCATCAAACCTAGGGGCCTGAGTGTATGAGTCCGGCTGCCTAGTGCTATGGGCTTCAAATCTGTCTGAGTAGTCCTGCTGCACTTTAGTCATATAATTTGGAGTGGTTCCTCGGCTCCCATAACCTAAACCACTTGTGCTACCTGAGGG carries:
- the LOC115129591 gene encoding NF-kappa-B-repressing factor-like isoform X2, whose protein sequence is MAEGIYIGEMHSFDLVPSAEAKKRPNSSDGREEPMRKMPVSKFCSRPLFEPVHFVSGGSNGGSGNDEKENDKERRRTEVNSLRQRDSDRPSYGSNRAQGSSAARPAFDRVSSYGSSSDSWRDRDGQSDRERDRDIPSGSTSGLGYGSRGTTPNYMTKVQQDYSDRFEAHSTRQPDSYTQAPRFDGYGGGSRSGGWGDSGRQGLGFGHQDRGNQDRPSSSRPFSRVYSSPGRSSPSVSGSSSQPIPISQAVLDEKQRLINSVASAIAVTLRDPAFMCGAESPNYNFMLSRSIQACKTNPEYIYVNLKDIPPSDLPKNRKVPTDGYACELRCQCVYLATGYSGSKNGARDRASEQAIKLFFKQVEVRVVQRKFKHSLVNDIVVCQINCPTPAFLPALRNPEDKPTPSSKGQYEPDKRKHWTDFVIVDNAHDAICILNNSAAFNRMKIDYKFDVVPNSSAWQCSVYLQDELVAQAKGSKKTSKHTAAEEAVRKLRMNQAARQQQQPQQFSRGNNPSDPSGGRFGHQGGRKKHLSELVILENSDNAICIINDTAQFNKVAADYKFTVLPDHRWRCEVYLEGQYVASGIGPKKTVKHIAAEEALATLRQTQAVVKSNLRKEGNADALSRHQILTRSGEEASRQEIKEDNIGNQLLRKMGWKGGGLGREGEGISEPIKVKEQFSREGLGMDMDKSGNQLTKRNIEDIIRNYASSDRQDDLRFSTELNNDERKQIHQISQKYGLRSKSYGQGRLRFLIVSRKVHKDQLIGQLLQEGQVGRYELVKPQASH
- the LOC115129591 gene encoding NF-kappa-B-repressing factor-like isoform X1 translates to MSFESEEQWYGSDLRREVLDMAEGIYIGEMHSFDLVPSAEAKKRPNSSDGREEPMRKMPVSKFCSRPLFEPVHFVSGGSNGGSGNDEKENDKERRRTEVNSLRQRDSDRPSYGSNRAQGSSAARPAFDRVSSYGSSSDSWRDRDGQSDRERDRDIPSGSTSGLGYGSRGTTPNYMTKVQQDYSDRFEAHSTRQPDSYTQAPRFDGYGGGSRSGGWGDSGRQGLGFGHQDRGNQDRPSSSRPFSRVYSSPGRSSPSVSGSSSQPIPISQAVLDEKQRLINSVASAIAVTLRDPAFMCGAESPNYNFMLSRSIQACKTNPEYIYVNLKDIPPSDLPKNRKVPTDGYACELRCQCVYLATGYSGSKNGARDRASEQAIKLFFKQVEVRVVQRKFKHSLVNDIVVCQINCPTPAFLPALRNPEDKPTPSSKGQYEPDKRKHWTDFVIVDNAHDAICILNNSAAFNRMKIDYKFDVVPNSSAWQCSVYLQDELVAQAKGSKKTSKHTAAEEAVRKLRMNQAARQQQQPQQFSRGNNPSDPSGGRFGHQGGRKKHLSELVILENSDNAICIINDTAQFNKVAADYKFTVLPDHRWRCEVYLEGQYVASGIGPKKTVKHIAAEEALATLRQTQAVVKSNLRKEGNADALSRHQILTRSGEEASRQEIKEDNIGNQLLRKMGWKGGGLGREGEGISEPIKVKEQFSREGLGMDMDKSGNQLTKRNIEDIIRNYASSDRQDDLRFSTELNNDERKQIHQISQKYGLRSKSYGQGRLRFLIVSRKVHKDQLIGQLLQEGQVGRYELVKPQASH